A region from the Paraburkholderia youngii genome encodes:
- a CDS encoding LysE family translocator, whose amino-acid sequence MLDLSTLGTFVAVVLGLFLIPGPAVLLVLTRTMHGGRKAGILTGLGIAAGDFVHTLGAAVGLSALLMTSALAFNAVKFVGAAYLVYLGIRALREKQASAHLPVVAPVSGSKAFLQAIPAEVLNPKTALFFLAFLPQFVRPEHGSTFLQFATLGLIFVAMSALYTTLIVLTMRPLGKLVKRLTWLTRWQNKLIGVLFISLGLRVAVQTR is encoded by the coding sequence ATGCTTGACCTATCCACGTTGGGGACTTTCGTTGCCGTCGTGCTCGGGCTCTTTCTGATTCCTGGCCCGGCCGTGCTGCTGGTTTTGACGCGCACCATGCACGGTGGACGCAAGGCCGGCATTCTGACCGGTCTCGGCATCGCAGCCGGCGACTTCGTGCATACGCTGGGCGCCGCGGTTGGCCTCTCCGCGCTGCTGATGACGTCCGCGCTCGCGTTCAATGCGGTGAAATTCGTCGGTGCCGCGTATCTCGTCTATCTGGGCATTCGCGCGTTGCGCGAAAAGCAGGCGAGTGCGCATCTGCCGGTCGTCGCGCCGGTGTCGGGTTCGAAGGCGTTTTTGCAGGCGATTCCCGCCGAAGTGCTGAACCCGAAGACCGCGCTGTTTTTCCTCGCGTTTCTGCCGCAATTCGTACGGCCCGAGCATGGCTCGACGTTCCTGCAGTTCGCGACGCTCGGGCTGATTTTCGTTGCCATGAGCGCGCTTTACACGACGCTGATCGTCCTGACGATGCGGCCATTGGGCAAACTCGTGAAGCGTTTGACGTGGTTGACGCGCTGGCAGAACAAGCTCATCGGCGTGCTGTTCATTTCGCTTGGCCTGCGCGTGGCGGTGCAAACACGCTGA
- a CDS encoding LysE family translocator, whose product MSLTAWLFFLPACFAINLAPGPNNLLSINVAARHGFIKAFVGGSGRLLAFAMMLALAATGLAVVLHASEWIFLTIKLAGAAYLIWLAVQLWRSDAPAIDTSQPQEAALTRIARHEFFVAAGNPKAILVFTAFLPQFVDVAQPILPQFAALGASFLVLEWVAIALYSWAGMYLGKWLMRAKIRRWFNRCCGGFLAAIGVSFLLVRRA is encoded by the coding sequence ATGTCCCTTACCGCCTGGCTATTCTTCTTGCCCGCCTGCTTTGCCATCAACCTCGCACCCGGGCCCAATAACCTGCTTTCGATCAACGTCGCCGCACGGCATGGCTTCATCAAGGCATTCGTCGGCGGCAGCGGCCGGCTGCTCGCCTTCGCGATGATGCTGGCGCTCGCCGCGACCGGTCTCGCCGTCGTGCTGCATGCGTCCGAGTGGATCTTTCTGACGATCAAACTCGCGGGCGCCGCTTATCTGATCTGGCTCGCGGTCCAGCTGTGGCGCAGCGACGCGCCCGCCATCGATACATCGCAACCCCAGGAAGCCGCGCTCACGCGTATTGCGCGGCACGAGTTCTTCGTCGCGGCCGGCAATCCGAAGGCAATTCTGGTTTTTACCGCGTTTCTGCCGCAATTCGTCGACGTCGCGCAACCGATACTGCCGCAATTCGCCGCGCTCGGCGCGAGCTTCCTGGTACTCGAATGGGTCGCGATCGCCCTGTATTCGTGGGCCGGTATGTATCTCGGCAAGTGGCTGATGCGCGCGAAGATCCGCCGCTGGTTCAATCGCTGCTGCGGCGGCTTTCTCGCTGCGATCGGCGTGAGTTTTCTGCTGGTTCGGCGTGCCTGA
- a CDS encoding DUF2866 domain-containing protein, producing the protein MVEEMVVEHLRAMPGHQWTRQIHSCKVSDPLQQPWGRSYRLVEWTMKHEPESSRRVVPAESTPLEIAQAVVSHVPGRRFCQQAD; encoded by the coding sequence ATGGTTGAAGAGATGGTAGTCGAACACCTGCGTGCGATGCCCGGCCATCAATGGACTCGCCAGATTCATTCCTGCAAGGTCTCCGATCCGCTGCAACAGCCTTGGGGCCGTTCATACCGCCTCGTCGAATGGACGATGAAGCACGAGCCCGAATCGAGCCGCCGCGTCGTTCCCGCCGAAAGTACTCCACTCGAAATCGCTCAGGCCGTGGTCTCTCATGTCCCGGGCCGGCGCTTCTGTCAGCAGGCTGATTGA
- a CDS encoding methyl-accepting chemotaxis protein, producing the protein MTLNRKLTSMIAVLWVGLILIGAFGAWQNRASMISDRREQLRSLIEEANHVTAHYYALAQQHALSEDDAKKQALATLGAMRYGKDGYLSINDSQPVMLMHPFKPELIGKNLAQFADPAGNHLFVDIVNAGNHDGGGFVDYLWAKPGSEQPVAKTSYSMHFAPWDWYLVTGMYMDDVQSAFYRNLLRWLAITVALGALSTVVMLIVLRSIRRSLGGELEAAVKHARLMAQGNLATPVSIAPHDNSSLLHALRTMQAGLVDTVSRVRQGTENINVGANEIAAGNTNLSQRTEEQAAALVQTASSMDQMTVNVKQNADSASQAAQLASDAANVATRGSRVVDDVVRTMGEITASSRQIGDIIGVIDGIAFQTNILALNAAVEAARAGEQGRGFAVVAAEVRSLAQRSATAAKEIKALIETSTDTVETGASLVANAGATMGEIVQSVRRVNEILEEISHASREQSAGIEQVNRAVGEMDQVTQQNAALVEEAAAAAHSLKDQVGVLRDAIASFALPA; encoded by the coding sequence ATGACTCTGAACCGAAAACTGACGTCGATGATCGCCGTGCTGTGGGTTGGCCTGATCCTGATCGGCGCGTTCGGCGCGTGGCAGAACCGCGCGTCGATGATCTCGGACCGACGCGAGCAATTGCGCTCGCTGATCGAAGAGGCCAACCACGTCACCGCCCATTACTACGCGCTCGCGCAGCAGCATGCGCTGTCCGAGGACGACGCGAAAAAACAGGCGCTCGCGACGCTCGGCGCGATGCGCTACGGCAAGGACGGCTACCTGTCCATCAACGACTCTCAGCCGGTCATGCTGATGCATCCGTTCAAGCCCGAACTGATCGGCAAGAACCTCGCACAGTTCGCCGATCCGGCCGGCAATCATCTGTTCGTCGATATCGTCAACGCAGGCAATCACGACGGCGGCGGCTTCGTCGACTATCTGTGGGCCAAACCGGGCAGCGAACAGCCCGTTGCGAAGACCAGCTACTCGATGCACTTCGCGCCATGGGACTGGTACCTCGTGACCGGCATGTATATGGACGACGTGCAAAGCGCGTTCTACCGCAACCTGCTGCGCTGGCTGGCGATCACGGTCGCACTCGGCGCGCTCTCCACGGTCGTGATGCTCATCGTGCTGCGCAGCATCCGCCGCTCGCTCGGCGGCGAACTCGAAGCGGCGGTCAAGCATGCGCGGCTGATGGCGCAAGGCAATCTCGCGACGCCGGTGTCGATCGCGCCGCACGACAACAGCAGCCTGCTGCATGCGCTGCGCACGATGCAGGCAGGACTCGTCGACACGGTCTCGCGCGTGCGCCAGGGCACCGAGAACATCAACGTCGGCGCGAACGAAATCGCCGCGGGCAACACCAACCTGTCGCAGCGCACCGAGGAGCAGGCGGCGGCGCTCGTGCAAACCGCGTCGAGCATGGATCAGATGACGGTCAACGTGAAGCAGAACGCGGACAGCGCGAGCCAGGCCGCGCAACTCGCGAGCGACGCCGCGAACGTCGCGACGCGCGGCAGCCGCGTGGTCGACGACGTGGTGCGCACGATGGGCGAGATTACCGCAAGCTCGCGGCAGATCGGCGACATCATCGGCGTGATCGACGGCATTGCGTTCCAGACCAATATCCTCGCGCTGAACGCGGCCGTCGAAGCGGCCCGCGCCGGCGAACAGGGCCGCGGCTTCGCGGTGGTCGCGGCCGAAGTGCGCAGCCTCGCGCAGCGCTCGGCGACGGCCGCCAAGGAGATCAAGGCGCTGATCGAAACCTCGACCGATACCGTCGAGACCGGCGCGTCGCTGGTCGCCAACGCGGGCGCGACGATGGGCGAGATCGTGCAGTCGGTGCGGCGCGTCAACGAAATTCTCGAAGAGATCAGCCACGCGTCGCGCGAGCAGAGCGCGGGCATCGAGCAGGTCAATCGCGCGGTCGGCGAGATGGACCAGGTCACGCAGCAGAATGCGGCACTGGTCGAAGAGGCCGCGGCCGCCGCGCATTCGCTGAAGGACCAGGTCGGCGTGTTGCGCGACGCGATTGCGAGTTTCGCGTTGCCGGCTTGA
- a CDS encoding 2-hydroxychromene-2-carboxylate isomerase — MNEGSTSTARALEFWFDFGSNYSYLSMMRVEALAAARNVTIVWRPFLLGPVFRQLGFENSPFVLQKEKGAYVWKDMERQCRKYGLALTRPSTFPRAALLAMRIALLGANEAWIGAWCRQIMQLNFVGDRDIGSIDVVSEALDSLGLPVQSVIDAAQSDANKLRLREQTERAISKGIFGAPTFFVGGEMFWGNDRLEDALDYCDTIAARQ, encoded by the coding sequence ATGAATGAAGGCTCAACCTCGACGGCGCGCGCGCTCGAGTTCTGGTTCGACTTCGGCAGCAACTACAGCTATCTGAGCATGATGCGGGTCGAAGCGTTGGCGGCCGCGCGCAACGTGACGATCGTCTGGCGGCCGTTTCTGCTCGGCCCGGTATTTCGCCAGCTTGGGTTCGAGAACTCGCCCTTCGTATTGCAGAAAGAAAAAGGCGCATACGTGTGGAAAGACATGGAGCGTCAATGCCGCAAATACGGCCTTGCGCTCACGCGTCCCAGCACGTTTCCGCGCGCGGCGCTTCTCGCGATGCGCATCGCGCTGCTGGGTGCGAACGAGGCGTGGATCGGCGCCTGGTGCCGCCAGATCATGCAGTTGAATTTCGTCGGCGACCGCGACATCGGCTCGATCGACGTCGTCAGCGAAGCGCTCGACTCGCTTGGCTTACCCGTGCAGAGCGTGATCGACGCCGCGCAAAGCGACGCGAACAAGCTCCGTTTGCGCGAGCAGACCGAACGGGCCATCAGCAAGGGCATCTTCGGTGCGCCGACGTTTTTTGTCGGCGGCGAGATGTTCTGGGGAAATGACAGGCTGGAGGACGCGTTGGACTACTGCGACACGATCGCGGCGCGCCAATGA
- a CDS encoding IMPACT family protein has translation MSDIAARTACFLSSTDVSALPTYTLPAPLSAELEIRKSRFIAYALPVADRDAAMAELQRLRDEHPAATHVCWALLAGGQSGMSDDGEPSGTAGRPILEVLRHHDLDGVLAAVVRYYGGVKLGAGGLVRAYTDAIASALLDAPRVERIAQVSLGVEVSYADEAKVRRWMDAEGYALVDSAYGMLVKMTMRVPVNALDGAKATLTDITQGKAGFF, from the coding sequence ATGTCCGACATCGCGGCGCGTACCGCATGCTTTCTTTCATCCACCGACGTTTCCGCCTTGCCCACCTATACCCTGCCCGCGCCGCTGAGCGCGGAACTCGAGATTCGCAAGAGCCGCTTCATCGCGTATGCGCTCCCGGTCGCCGATCGCGATGCCGCGATGGCCGAATTGCAGCGTCTGCGCGACGAACATCCGGCCGCGACGCATGTGTGCTGGGCGCTGCTCGCGGGCGGCCAATCCGGCATGTCCGACGACGGCGAACCGTCCGGCACCGCCGGTCGGCCGATTCTCGAAGTGCTGCGGCATCACGATCTGGATGGCGTGCTCGCGGCCGTCGTGCGCTATTACGGTGGTGTGAAGCTCGGCGCGGGCGGTCTGGTGCGGGCGTACACCGATGCGATCGCGTCCGCGCTGCTCGACGCGCCGCGCGTCGAGAGGATTGCCCAGGTTTCGCTGGGCGTCGAAGTCAGTTATGCCGACGAAGCCAAAGTCCGTCGTTGGATGGACGCCGAAGGCTATGCACTGGTGGACAGCGCCTACGGCATGCTGGTGAAGATGACGATGCGCGTGCCCGTCAATGCGCTCGACGGCGCCAAGGCAACGTTGACCGATATCACGCAGGGAAAGGCGGGCTTTTTCTGA
- a CDS encoding LysR family transcriptional regulator, giving the protein MNVSLQQLKVFVAVARERSFTRAAREFDLTQSAISRCVRELEDAVELKLFDRTTRQVELTNAGASLERRIGRLLDEIELTLLEERAAYDGHTGVVLFASNPVLSSGWVPRALAQCASVYAELVVSVKDQPQCSVMSSVEQGEVDFGAVCVTAPVDSPLLHAQVLFTTPLHAVLPSIHPLAQNDSIEWHALRDCPLITLNADTGVRAALERVLAANELKRRPMQELGHVAAVARMVELGLGVGVLPVDAHWPSPGASLVSRPLVPETTLTTVLMHRRNRSLRPNAAAAWAQFVASTTGHARIADEVPAAAAAATQSFSWQSVRQSLLPEP; this is encoded by the coding sequence ATGAATGTTTCGTTGCAGCAGCTCAAGGTATTCGTCGCGGTCGCGCGCGAGCGCAGTTTCACGCGCGCGGCGCGCGAGTTCGATCTGACGCAGTCGGCCATCAGCCGTTGTGTGCGTGAACTGGAAGACGCGGTTGAATTGAAGCTGTTCGATCGCACGACACGCCAGGTCGAACTGACGAATGCGGGTGCGAGTCTCGAGAGAAGAATCGGCCGGCTGCTCGACGAAATCGAATTGACGCTGCTCGAAGAGCGCGCTGCTTACGACGGACACACGGGCGTCGTGTTATTCGCGAGTAATCCGGTGTTGTCGTCGGGCTGGGTGCCGCGGGCTTTGGCGCAGTGCGCGTCGGTTTATGCCGAACTCGTCGTGTCGGTCAAGGATCAGCCTCAATGCAGCGTAATGTCCAGTGTCGAGCAGGGTGAAGTGGATTTCGGCGCGGTCTGCGTGACCGCACCCGTCGATAGTCCTCTCTTACATGCTCAGGTACTTTTCACTACGCCACTGCATGCGGTGCTTCCATCCATACATCCGCTAGCCCAGAACGACAGCATCGAATGGCACGCGTTGCGCGATTGTCCGCTGATCACGCTGAATGCCGATACCGGCGTGCGTGCCGCGCTCGAACGCGTACTCGCCGCGAACGAATTGAAGCGCCGGCCGATGCAGGAACTCGGACACGTCGCGGCGGTAGCGCGCATGGTCGAATTGGGACTGGGTGTCGGCGTATTGCCTGTCGATGCGCATTGGCCTTCGCCGGGCGCTTCGTTGGTGAGTCGTCCGCTGGTTCCCGAAACGACATTGACGACGGTACTCATGCACCGCAGAAACCGCTCGCTTCGTCCCAATGCGGCTGCTGCGTGGGCGCAGTTCGTCGCATCGACGACCGGTCATGCGCGGATCGCGGACGAAGTGCCTGCCGCAGCCGCTGCCGCAACGCAAAGCTTCAGCTGGCAGTCCGTGCGGCAAAGCCTGTTGCCGGAACCTTAG
- a CDS encoding 2-dehydropantoate 2-reductase has translation MKICIFGAGAIGGLMGVQLARAGADVSFIARGPHLAAMREHGARLIMDGETFSAPVRCTSDPSELGVQDVVIVTLKAHSLPGVVDSMQPLLGKHTAIVTGVNGIPYWYFYQHGGRFAGTRLASVDPDGSQWTKLGPERAIGCVLYPAAEIVEPGVIKHVYGKKFPIGEPSGERTPRIQQLHEIMQAAGFEAPIRDNIRDEIWLKLWGNLCFNPISALTHATLDVLTSDPGTRAVSRTMMLEAKRIAEQFGVHFRVDVERRIDGAGAVGAHKTSTLVDLENRRPMEIDPLLTVVQEMGRLVAEPTPTIDVVLALIKLREKMALQGN, from the coding sequence ATGAAGATCTGCATCTTCGGAGCGGGAGCGATTGGCGGTTTAATGGGCGTGCAATTGGCGCGCGCCGGCGCGGACGTCAGCTTCATTGCGCGCGGCCCGCATCTGGCGGCCATGCGTGAGCACGGCGCGCGCCTCATCATGGATGGCGAAACATTCAGCGCGCCGGTGCGCTGTACTTCAGACCCAAGCGAACTCGGCGTTCAGGACGTCGTCATCGTCACGCTGAAGGCGCATTCGCTGCCCGGCGTGGTCGATTCGATGCAGCCACTGCTCGGCAAGCACACAGCGATCGTTACCGGCGTCAACGGCATTCCGTATTGGTACTTCTATCAGCATGGCGGACGCTTTGCCGGTACTCGCCTTGCGAGCGTCGACCCCGACGGTTCGCAGTGGACCAAGCTCGGTCCCGAGCGCGCGATTGGCTGCGTACTCTATCCGGCGGCGGAAATCGTCGAACCGGGGGTGATCAAACACGTGTACGGCAAGAAGTTCCCGATCGGCGAACCGAGTGGCGAACGCACCCCGCGCATTCAGCAATTGCACGAGATCATGCAGGCAGCCGGCTTCGAAGCGCCGATTCGCGACAACATTCGCGACGAGATCTGGCTCAAGCTGTGGGGCAACCTGTGCTTCAACCCGATTAGCGCATTGACGCATGCAACGCTCGATGTCCTCACGAGCGACCCGGGCACGCGGGCGGTTTCACGCACGATGATGCTCGAAGCGAAGCGAATCGCGGAACAGTTCGGCGTGCACTTTCGTGTGGACGTGGAAAGGCGTATTGATGGCGCGGGCGCGGTCGGTGCGCACAAGACGTCGACGCTCGTCGATCTCGAGAACCGCAGGCCGATGGAAATCGATCCTTTGCTGACCGTCGTGCAGGAAATGGGCCGACTCGTTGCCGAACCGACACCCACCATCGACGTCGTGCTCGCACTGATCAAATTGCGCGAGAAGATGGCTTTACAGGGTAATTGA
- a CDS encoding aldehyde dehydrogenase family protein, whose amino-acid sequence MDIQSDLRQHDLLIDGKRMPPGTGEYSVDINPATEDPIALVAQGSAADVDAAVRAARSALKVWNSIRAAERGRILQRLAGLMRENMEELSALESLDCGKPIAAVMRQDVPAAIDTVEYYAGWCDKINGQVVPTRPDALTYTLREPVGVVAAIVPWNFPLMIGMWKIAPALACGCTLIVKPAEITPLTALRIGELALEAGVPPGVLNIVTGKGSVVGDALVSHPGIDKVTFTGSPSVGRGILQGAAGNFKRVTLELGGKSANVIFADANLDNAVRAAASGVFFNTGQVCSAGSRILAHRDVYDEVVERLATRAKSIKVGDPSLRETSMGPLISAAQMKTVLSYVDTGRSEGASLVTGGARVGNRGFFVEPTVFANVEHEMRISQEEIFGPVASVIRFDDEADAVRIANGTSYSLAAGVWSADLSRVHRVARDLKAGTVWINTYGYTDVRLPWGGAGDSGFGREHGDVAIENFTEPKAVWVAIDQ is encoded by the coding sequence ATGGATATCCAGTCCGACCTCAGGCAACATGATCTGTTGATCGACGGCAAGCGCATGCCGCCAGGCACCGGCGAATATTCCGTCGATATCAACCCCGCGACCGAAGATCCGATCGCGCTGGTCGCGCAAGGCAGCGCCGCCGACGTCGATGCCGCGGTGCGCGCGGCGCGCAGCGCTTTGAAGGTATGGAATTCGATTCGCGCCGCCGAACGCGGCCGGATCCTGCAACGGCTCGCGGGTCTGATGCGCGAGAACATGGAAGAACTCAGCGCGCTCGAAAGTCTCGACTGCGGCAAGCCGATTGCCGCGGTGATGCGTCAGGACGTGCCCGCCGCGATCGATACCGTCGAATACTACGCAGGCTGGTGCGACAAGATCAACGGCCAGGTGGTGCCGACGCGTCCCGATGCATTGACCTATACGCTGCGCGAACCGGTCGGCGTGGTCGCTGCAATCGTGCCGTGGAATTTTCCGCTGATGATCGGCATGTGGAAGATCGCGCCCGCGCTCGCATGCGGTTGCACGCTGATCGTCAAGCCTGCCGAGATCACGCCGCTCACCGCGTTGCGCATCGGCGAGCTGGCGCTCGAAGCGGGTGTGCCGCCGGGCGTGCTCAATATCGTCACCGGCAAGGGTAGTGTGGTGGGTGACGCGCTGGTGTCGCATCCCGGTATCGACAAGGTCACGTTCACCGGTTCGCCTTCGGTCGGACGAGGCATCCTGCAGGGCGCGGCGGGCAACTTCAAACGCGTGACGCTGGAGCTCGGCGGCAAGTCGGCCAACGTGATCTTTGCCGATGCGAATCTCGACAATGCGGTGCGCGCCGCGGCGTCGGGCGTGTTCTTCAATACGGGGCAAGTGTGCTCCGCTGGGTCGCGGATACTCGCGCATCGTGACGTGTATGACGAAGTGGTCGAGCGTCTGGCTACGCGCGCGAAGTCGATCAAGGTCGGCGATCCGTCGCTGCGCGAAACGTCGATGGGACCGCTGATTTCGGCCGCGCAGATGAAAACCGTGTTGAGCTATGTCGACACAGGTCGCTCGGAAGGCGCGTCGCTCGTGACGGGTGGCGCGCGCGTCGGCAATCGCGGCTTTTTCGTCGAGCCCACCGTGTTCGCGAATGTCGAGCACGAGATGCGCATTTCGCAGGAAGAAATCTTCGGGCCCGTGGCAAGCGTGATTCGGTTCGATGACGAAGCGGACGCGGTCCGCATCGCCAATGGCACATCGTATAGTCTCGCGGCCGGCGTATGGAGCGCTGACCTGAGCCGCGTGCATCGCGTGGCGCGCGACCTGAAGGCGGGCACGGTGTGGATCAATACTTACGGCTATACGGATGTGCGTTTGCCGTGGGGTGGTGCTGGCGATTCGGGCTTCGGTCGCGAGCATGGCGATGTCGCGATCGAGAACTTCACTGAACCGAAAGCGGTGTGGGTGGCGATCGATCAATAG
- a CDS encoding GGDEF domain-containing protein, protein MTKLAQTPLSERLRSLVDTVQHNERTLRRFQNVELHLIGAQDFASFLDTLFSHLPREFALANVVLWLDDRAPMLLELLEPDNLQALDHAQLKTSREGGLIARSLCEDDRPWLGRPDELDGDARRAFFGAVPAQVPASAILLPLAAGKNVSGYLCLGSDDPARFGAGMATDILERFASIVTASLDNVAHRERLKQLGMTDALTGLANRRYFDERLREELMRAVRYRAPVACLFIDIDGFKRINDSHGHQIGDRALAAVAACVRQQVRLGDTVARYGGEEFAALLQGDRSDALAVAERVRRAVENLDVRDVHGERIALSVSIGVAARVVAGSPADAMSLGQTMMDEADRAMYQAKRNGRNRIETHADALDEQG, encoded by the coding sequence GTGACGAAACTCGCCCAAACGCCGCTTTCCGAGCGCCTTCGCTCGCTCGTCGACACCGTGCAGCACAACGAGCGCACGTTGCGGCGCTTCCAGAACGTCGAGTTGCATTTGATCGGCGCGCAGGATTTCGCGTCGTTTCTCGATACCTTGTTCAGCCATCTGCCGCGCGAGTTCGCTCTCGCGAACGTGGTGCTGTGGCTCGACGACCGCGCGCCGATGCTGCTCGAACTGCTCGAGCCGGACAATCTGCAAGCGCTCGACCATGCACAGCTGAAGACCTCGCGCGAGGGTGGTCTCATCGCGCGGTCTTTGTGCGAGGACGATCGGCCGTGGCTCGGCCGCCCTGACGAGCTCGACGGCGACGCGCGCCGCGCGTTCTTTGGCGCCGTGCCGGCCCAAGTGCCGGCCAGCGCGATCCTGCTGCCGCTCGCCGCGGGCAAGAACGTCAGCGGCTATCTATGCCTCGGCAGCGACGACCCCGCGCGCTTCGGCGCGGGCATGGCCACCGACATCCTGGAGCGCTTCGCGAGCATCGTCACCGCGAGTCTCGACAACGTCGCGCATCGCGAGCGGCTCAAGCAACTCGGCATGACCGATGCGCTGACCGGCCTCGCGAATCGCCGCTATTTCGACGAGCGGCTGCGCGAGGAGTTGATGCGCGCGGTCCGTTATCGCGCGCCGGTCGCGTGTCTGTTCATCGATATCGACGGTTTCAAACGCATCAACGATAGCCACGGCCATCAGATCGGCGACCGCGCGCTCGCGGCGGTGGCGGCCTGCGTGCGACAGCAGGTGCGCCTTGGCGACACCGTCGCGCGCTATGGCGGCGAGGAGTTCGCCGCGCTGCTGCAAGGCGATCGCAGCGACGCGCTGGCCGTCGCCGAGCGCGTGCGGCGGGCAGTCGAGAATCTCGACGTGCGCGACGTGCACGGCGAGCGCATCGCGTTGTCGGTGTCGATCGGCGTGGCCGCGCGCGTGGTCGCGGGCAGCCCGGCCGACGCGATGTCGCTCGGTCAGACGATGATGGACGAGGCCGATCGCGCGATGTATCAGGCCAAGCGCAACGGCCGCAATCGCATCGAGACGCACGCCGATGCGCTCGATGAGCAGGGCTGA
- a CDS encoding peptidoglycan D,D-transpeptidase FtsI family protein, with amino-acid sequence MIRQKKPPSPDPYALAAKNPLLDARLPAWRSKFIVLLVFAAFATLAARAFWVQVVNQDFYVDQGQKRYQRLLELDATRGRIVDRNGSMLAVSLATYEIWATPKLVDESAFAPLARLLDLPPAELRRRLNRERSFVLLKRQLDADTAEHLSRLGLAGITQVADTKRFYPEGESAAHVVGFTDIEDNGQEGVELAANAQLQGVPGQREVIRDRLGRVISETRPLVPARNGATIQLTIDRRIQQLAYTQLKAAIAQHRAEAGSVVVLDARNGEILALANYPSFDPNDRTHLSGRQLRNRAVIDTFEPGSTIKPLVVALSIDEGKVRPQSIIDTAPGWYRIGPAVIHDTSNHGAMTVAEAVQKSSNIALAKLALNLPAETIWTKYQQYGLGMKPELPFPGVAAGKLRPYGRWRPIEQATMAYGYGLSVSLLQIAQVYTAYAGDGTLRRVSLLREPRDADEPTSFAARSEPVTTPGTARAIRNMLEMATGDGGTGRAASVAGYRVGGKTGTARKQIGAGYAPNRYRALFVGMAPMSDPHLIVAVMIDDPAGRAFYGGTVAGPVFSGVMGGALQLLGVPPDAAGV; translated from the coding sequence ATGATCCGCCAGAAAAAACCTCCGTCGCCCGATCCCTATGCGTTAGCCGCGAAGAACCCGCTGCTCGACGCCCGGCTGCCCGCGTGGCGCTCGAAGTTCATCGTGCTGCTCGTGTTCGCCGCGTTCGCGACGCTCGCCGCCCGTGCGTTCTGGGTGCAGGTCGTGAATCAGGACTTCTACGTCGACCAGGGGCAGAAGCGCTATCAGCGCCTGCTCGAACTCGACGCGACGCGCGGCCGGATCGTCGATCGCAATGGTTCGATGCTCGCGGTCAGTCTCGCGACGTACGAAATCTGGGCCACGCCGAAGCTCGTCGACGAAAGCGCGTTCGCGCCGCTCGCCAGGCTGCTCGATCTGCCGCCCGCGGAACTGCGCAGGCGTCTGAACCGCGAGCGCAGCTTCGTGCTGCTCAAGCGCCAGCTCGATGCCGACACCGCCGAGCATCTGTCCCGACTCGGGCTCGCCGGCATCACGCAGGTCGCCGACACCAAACGCTTTTATCCCGAGGGCGAGTCGGCCGCGCACGTGGTCGGCTTTACCGACATCGAGGACAACGGCCAGGAAGGCGTCGAGCTCGCCGCCAACGCGCAGCTGCAAGGTGTGCCGGGCCAGCGCGAGGTGATTCGCGACCGGCTCGGCCGCGTGATCTCGGAGACGCGGCCGCTCGTGCCCGCGCGCAACGGCGCGACCATCCAGCTGACGATCGACCGGCGCATCCAGCAACTCGCGTACACGCAACTCAAAGCCGCGATCGCGCAGCACCGCGCCGAAGCGGGCAGCGTGGTCGTGCTCGATGCGCGCAACGGCGAGATCCTCGCGCTCGCCAACTACCCGAGCTTCGATCCGAACGACCGCACGCACCTGTCCGGCCGGCAACTGCGCAACCGCGCGGTGATCGACACGTTCGAGCCGGGCTCGACGATTAAGCCGCTCGTCGTCGCGCTATCGATCGACGAAGGCAAGGTGCGGCCGCAAAGCATCATCGATACCGCGCCAGGCTGGTATCGGATCGGCCCGGCCGTGATTCACGACACGTCGAATCACGGCGCGATGACAGTCGCCGAGGCGGTGCAGAAGTCGAGCAATATCGCGCTCGCGAAACTCGCGCTGAACCTGCCGGCCGAAACGATCTGGACCAAGTACCAGCAATACGGGCTCGGCATGAAGCCCGAGCTGCCCTTCCCCGGCGTGGCCGCCGGCAAGCTGCGGCCATATGGCCGCTGGCGCCCGATCGAGCAGGCCACGATGGCGTATGGCTACGGGCTGTCGGTATCGCTGCTGCAAATCGCGCAGGTCTACACCGCCTATGCCGGCGACGGCACGCTGCGGCGCGTGAGCCTGCTGCGCGAGCCGCGCGATGCGGACGAGCCGACGTCGTTCGCCGCTCGCAGCGAACCGGTCACGACACCCGGCACCGCGCGCGCGATCCGCAACATGCTCGAAATGGCAACGGGCGATGGCGGCACCGGACGCGCCGCGAGCGTGGCGGGTTATCGCGTCGGAGGCAAGACCGGCACCGCGCGCAAGCAGATCGGCGCGGGCTACGCGCCGAATCGCTACCGCGCGCTGTTCGTCGGTATGGCGCCGATGAGCGATCCGCACCTGATCGTCGCCGTGATGATCGACGACCCGGCCGGCAGGGCGTTCTATGGCGGTACGGTCGCCGGACCGGTGTTCAGCGGTGTGATGGGCGGCGCATTGCAGCTGCTCGGGGTGCCGCCGGATGCGGCCGGAGTGTGA